From Bacteroidota bacterium, one genomic window encodes:
- a CDS encoding HEAT repeat domain-containing protein — protein MKKITPLFAILLLALGTTAFANSTPLNTEDIRGKAFIESVNEDPEADQWKTFSKNLVVALKSENDGVSAGAMGLVIRFSEKVDVSDALFDVVSIYRNHEDENMRRMALVTLGKMDSPQAIGFLTRAEQFEKSDVLRQTMRAVIHDYQRRHEG, from the coding sequence ATGAAAAAAATTACCCCTTTATTTGCCATCCTATTGCTGGCACTTGGCACAACGGCATTTGCAAATTCAACCCCTCTCAACACAGAAGACATACGGGGTAAAGCATTCATTGAAAGCGTCAATGAAGATCCCGAAGCAGATCAATGGAAAACATTTAGCAAAAACCTTGTTGTTGCCCTCAAGTCGGAGAATGACGGCGTGAGTGCTGGGGCCATGGGTTTGGTCATCCGATTTAGCGAAAAGGTCGACGTTTCTGATGCCCTTTTTGATGTTGTGAGCATTTACAGAAACCACGAAGATGAGAACATGCGGCGCATGGCACTGGTCACGCTGGGGAAAATGGATAGCCCCCAGGCCATTGGGTTTTTGACGCGCGCTGAGCAATTTGAAAAGTCTGATGTATTAAGACAAACCATGCGTGCGGTGATTCATGATTACCAGCGCAGGCACGAGGGCTAA
- a CDS encoding DUF4832 domain-containing protein: MKQSVCAFLRYGVLVLAVAQLATPALAQQTVTYQPSTERIANPERGFYHYIETKASDPNAYSLSQLVGYRRNEDITLLYCINYLDTFVEAPISNGYLDHFEANMNAVREAGLKCVLRFAYTKDDPTVRNEQPPFGDATKEQVLAHIDQLGPLLTKHADVIAVMQAGFIGVWGEWYYTDHFVDNPSVPWQVSATQQANRLEVVEALLTHLPEDLQVAVRYPSAKQGMLQRTTPVSAEEAFENTNLARIGFHNDCFLAGDQDFGTYRDNTDREFLAAETKYVGLGGESCQNNPPRSSCDNALAELAQFHWTYINADYHPQVLSGWESGGCMEEIEQRLGYRLVLTEGTYPLAAATGEDFGVQLAIENAGWAAPIQNRPLTLIATNTGTGEAYTAVLPAALQFWEAGATQQLDYTVCAAEGIPAGDYALSLQLPDTALSDDNQGNYAIQFANAGNLWDDASGFNSLNHTMRLTQGTENCAGPIVLISDALPTHVEGEDLEEGSFNWTLYPNPSRGEVNIELAQAGGMGEEIQLEVFDMLGRLVDRKTMTAVPGTKSFALSMTSYKPGVYAIRISTSTRLTTRMITVDK, translated from the coding sequence ATGAAGCAGTCTGTATGCGCGTTTTTAAGGTACGGGGTGCTGGTATTAGCTGTTGCCCAACTGGCTACGCCGGCCCTCGCTCAGCAAACCGTCACCTACCAGCCCTCAACCGAGCGGATTGCCAACCCAGAGCGCGGATTCTATCACTACATCGAAACGAAAGCCAGCGACCCGAATGCGTACAGCTTGAGCCAACTGGTGGGCTATCGCCGAAACGAAGACATTACCCTGCTCTATTGCATCAACTACCTCGACACCTTTGTGGAAGCGCCCATTAGCAACGGCTACCTGGATCATTTTGAGGCGAATATGAACGCGGTGCGCGAAGCCGGCCTCAAATGTGTGCTGCGGTTTGCGTACACCAAAGACGATCCCACAGTCCGCAACGAGCAGCCGCCCTTTGGCGATGCTACCAAAGAGCAGGTACTTGCTCATATCGATCAACTCGGGCCACTACTCACAAAACACGCCGACGTCATTGCGGTAATGCAGGCCGGCTTCATCGGCGTTTGGGGGGAATGGTACTACACCGATCATTTTGTCGACAACCCCTCAGTCCCCTGGCAGGTGTCTGCTACACAGCAGGCCAACCGCCTCGAAGTGGTGGAGGCGCTGCTGACGCATTTGCCCGAAGATCTGCAGGTTGCCGTTCGCTATCCGAGCGCGAAGCAAGGGATGTTGCAGCGCACTACCCCTGTCTCTGCCGAGGAGGCTTTTGAAAATACCAACCTCGCGCGCATCGGCTTTCATAACGATTGCTTCCTCGCGGGCGACCAAGACTTTGGCACTTACCGCGACAACACCGACCGCGAGTTTCTGGCTGCTGAAACGAAGTACGTCGGACTCGGCGGAGAATCCTGCCAGAACAACCCGCCGCGCTCCTCTTGTGACAACGCGCTTGCAGAGCTGGCGCAGTTTCACTGGACGTATATCAATGCTGATTACCATCCACAGGTATTGTCTGGCTGGGAGAGTGGGGGCTGTATGGAAGAAATTGAACAGCGGCTAGGGTACCGGCTTGTCCTGACAGAGGGCACATATCCGCTTGCGGCGGCGACGGGGGAGGATTTTGGCGTCCAACTGGCCATCGAAAACGCCGGCTGGGCCGCGCCAATTCAAAACCGACCGCTTACCCTGATCGCGACCAATACCGGTACTGGTGAGGCATACACAGCCGTATTGCCGGCGGCGCTCCAGTTTTGGGAAGCCGGCGCTACCCAGCAACTGGACTACACCGTATGTGCTGCGGAGGGTATTCCTGCTGGTGACTATGCACTTTCGCTGCAGCTACCAGATACAGCGCTGTCGGATGACAATCAGGGCAACTATGCAATCCAATTTGCCAATGCAGGTAATTTGTGGGATGATGCAAGCGGATTCAATAGCCTGAACCATACAATGAGACTGACGCAAGGGACCGAGAATTGTGCGGGCCCTATTGTGCTTATTTCAGATGCATTGCCAACCCATGTTGAGGGTGAAGATCTGGAAGAGGGGAGCTTTAATTGGACGCTTTATCCAAACCCATCTCGTGGTGAAGTAAACATCGAGCTAGCACAAGCAGGGGGCATGGGTGAAGAAATTCAACTGGAGGTATTCGACATGCTAGGCCGGCTGGTTGATCGCAAAACGATGACTGCCGTACCCGGTACAAAATCGTTTGCGCTTTCCATGACGTCATACAAGCCTGGCGTTTATGCAATTCGAATTAGCACCTCTACCCGGCTTACAACCCGTATGATTACCGTCGACAAATAG
- a CDS encoding M20 family peptidase, which produces MKRFVFLVGVLMVSLIVIIAINTTRFASKQLTVTPAQPVAVDTEAAALRLAGALRIPTIAEVDTTLIDHAAFDALHAYLAQAFPSVHASLQQNVINRHSLLYLWEGTAPDLDPLVLMSHLDVVPVEPGTESNWQHAPFVGHIDTDHIWGRGALDDKNGVLAILEAVEMLIQGGFQPTRSVMLAFGHDEEIGGRRGASYIADRLEMAGVTPWLVVDEGGVVLEDHPMPVDAPLALVGIAEKGSLSLLLSVEGPGGHSSMPDRETTVGILSGAIDKLSHNPFPGQIGGVSKQILDYLGPEMSLLPKAVFANQWLFSPLIVRQLSASPSSDALLRTTIAPTMLKASPKANVLPARAEAVVNFRIVPGETIKSVEARVREVVNDPRVEIKPYQGGHDNPSGVSSTTSEAFLTLQRSIHEVFPEAVFAPYLMVGGSDAKHFSRLSDNVYRFLPVYFREGDLARMHGTNERISKADYANAIRFYHRLIRNVGE; this is translated from the coding sequence ATGAAAAGGTTTGTTTTTCTAGTTGGTGTGCTGATGGTGTCGCTCATTGTGATCATCGCAATCAACACCACGCGGTTTGCTTCGAAACAACTCACTGTGACGCCTGCACAGCCCGTAGCTGTTGATACAGAAGCTGCGGCCCTCCGACTTGCCGGCGCACTTCGGATTCCCACAATCGCTGAAGTCGACACAACGCTCATCGATCACGCTGCTTTTGATGCGCTGCACGCTTATTTAGCACAGGCTTTTCCCAGTGTACACGCGTCTTTGCAGCAAAATGTGATAAACAGGCATTCACTTCTGTACTTGTGGGAAGGTACTGCGCCCGACCTCGATCCGCTTGTACTCATGAGCCATCTGGATGTAGTGCCTGTCGAGCCCGGTACTGAGAGCAATTGGCAACACGCGCCTTTTGTCGGCCACATTGACACAGATCATATTTGGGGGCGTGGTGCTTTGGACGATAAAAATGGCGTGCTGGCTATTCTTGAAGCTGTAGAAATGTTGATACAGGGAGGGTTTCAGCCTACGCGTTCGGTTATGCTGGCTTTTGGGCACGACGAAGAAATTGGCGGCCGGCGTGGGGCGAGCTATATCGCTGATCGCCTTGAAATGGCCGGTGTGACCCCGTGGCTTGTGGTCGATGAAGGTGGGGTGGTGCTCGAAGATCATCCGATGCCTGTGGATGCACCGCTTGCCCTTGTAGGTATTGCTGAAAAAGGGTCACTCAGCCTTTTGCTCTCTGTTGAGGGGCCGGGTGGACACTCCTCTATGCCAGACCGGGAGACCACAGTCGGTATTTTGAGCGGCGCTATCGACAAATTGTCGCATAACCCGTTTCCTGGACAGATTGGCGGCGTGAGCAAGCAGATCCTGGATTACCTGGGCCCCGAAATGTCGTTGCTGCCAAAGGCCGTGTTTGCCAACCAGTGGCTTTTTAGTCCCTTGATTGTTCGCCAGTTATCCGCAAGCCCGAGTAGCGACGCCCTGCTGCGTACCACGATCGCACCGACGATGTTGAAGGCCAGTCCCAAAGCCAATGTGTTGCCTGCGCGTGCAGAAGCTGTTGTGAACTTCCGAATTGTGCCGGGTGAAACCATCAAAAGCGTTGAGGCGCGTGTGCGTGAAGTTGTAAATGACCCGCGTGTTGAGATTAAACCCTACCAAGGCGGGCATGACAATCCTTCCGGTGTTTCTTCAACTACAAGTGAGGCCTTTCTAACGCTACAGCGATCCATCCACGAGGTATTCCCGGAGGCGGTGTTTGCGCCCTATTTGATGGTGGGAGGCTCGGACGCCAAACATTTCAGCCGGCTATCCGACAACGTGTACCGCTTTCTGCCCGTCTATTTCAGAGAAGGAGACCTTGCGCGGATGCACGGTACAAACGAGCGCATCTCAAAAGCAGATTATGCAAATGCAATTCGGTTTTATCATCGGCTGATAAGGAATGTTGGGGAGTGA
- a CDS encoding methyltransferase domain-containing protein, giving the protein MTIRNTTTYLALLLCFTFFMPACAQTEAPQTTENADRYETKRASRDGIGKFYMGREISHVMGFAGAAWLERTERDAEEATSALVSALPLEEDDVVADIGAGTGYFTFRMAPRVPQGKVLAVDIQQEMLDVMAARIERGNVQNVALIQGSETSPNLPADSMDLILMVDVYHELAYPYEMGQAMVRALNQGGKFVLIEYRGEDPRVPIKPLHKMTEAQARKEMEAAGLRWVETRDFLPQQHFMVFEKP; this is encoded by the coding sequence ATGACAATTCGTAACACAACCACATACCTGGCCCTCCTCCTCTGCTTCACGTTTTTCATGCCGGCATGCGCCCAAACCGAAGCCCCGCAAACCACGGAAAACGCAGACCGCTACGAGACCAAACGCGCCAGTCGCGATGGCATCGGGAAATTCTACATGGGCCGAGAAATTTCCCACGTGATGGGATTTGCCGGCGCCGCATGGTTGGAACGCACCGAACGCGATGCTGAAGAAGCCACCAGCGCCTTGGTCTCTGCCCTGCCACTTGAGGAAGATGATGTGGTGGCCGATATCGGCGCCGGCACTGGCTACTTCACTTTCCGAATGGCCCCGCGCGTGCCGCAAGGGAAAGTACTGGCGGTAGACATCCAGCAAGAAATGCTCGACGTGATGGCTGCGCGCATTGAGCGCGGCAATGTGCAAAACGTAGCGCTGATTCAAGGCAGTGAAACCAGCCCAAATTTACCGGCAGACAGTATGGATTTAATCCTGATGGTTGATGTGTACCACGAGCTTGCCTATCCGTATGAAATGGGGCAGGCGATGGTGAGGGCTTTAAATCAGGGGGGTAAGTTTGTGCTGATCGAATACCGCGGCGAGGATCCGCGCGTCCCGATTAAACCTTTACATAAAATGACAGAGGCACAAGCGCGGAAAGAAATGGAAGCTGCCGGCCTGCGCTGGGTAGAAACACGTGATTTCCTGCCGCAGCAGCACTTTATGGTGTTTGAGAAGCCGTAA